In Mycolicibacter virginiensis, the DNA window CGACGGAGTCATCGACGGTGATGGTCTGTACGTCGGCTCGCTGTGTCTCGGCGAGCGTAGCGGCCGCCAGTGGATGCGGCGCCGGGGCGAAGAGCGCCTCGGTGACGGGACGCCCCTTGCTACGGCGCGTGCCGGGCACCGGGTGCCAGCCAGGCTGCAGGTCGCCGGCCGCCGGCATCGCCTGGGCGCGCTCCCAGACTGTCAGGTCCTTCTCGTCGCCACCGCGTAGTCGCACCAAGCGCAACGACTCGCTGCGCAGCACTCGCGGATCGAGAATCACCACATCGATCCGATCCAATCGGCGCAGGCTGTCCGGGTCGATCTGCAGCGCCTCGTCGTTGTTGGCCAGTCCGCGACCCAGTGTCGCCGCGAACGATTCCTGCGTGGAGCGGGCGGCTTTCGGCACGGCGACCAACGCGGCATTGCCGGCCAGGTTCGGGTCGCGGCTGGCCGCACCGACCGCCGCCGCGCCGATGGCCTGGACCCAGGTGCCGCGCTGCAGGTGTTGTTCGATTGGGCCGACCGGGGCAGGTACCGGACGTGCGGCTGACTGCGTCTCGGATCCGGTGGTGGGGCGGGCCAGTTCGCGCCGGGACCATGCCCGGGCGTCGGCGCGCGTTTCGGCTGCCTTGAAGGTGTTGATCGCCAGGTCGATCGCCAGAATCGACGGGGCGACGGCGAGCGCGTTGGCCGCGGTGGAGGCCAGCCCCATGGCAGTGTCCGTTGCGCGTTTACCGATGCGTTCCTCGAGGAGTCGGCGCAGCCGCGGCTGGTGGTCCAGGGCGACCACGGCGCCTTGGACACTGGCCGGCAGGCGCGGAAAGCGCAGGACACGTCCGGCCAGTGCGATGCCCAAGCCGACGGCGCTGATACCTGCCATCGCCGCGGTGGAGACCGCCAACAATCCGTCGCCCGGTGCGGGGGCGCCGCGGGGCGCGCGACCGTCGGCGACATTGTCGAGTTCGTTGTCGAGTTCGTCGTCGATCAGCGGGACGGCGGTGATGGTATCGAGAGGCTCGTCGGTTGCCGGTTCGACATCGTCGATTAGGGCAGGTATCGAGGGGGGCATCGGTCTCCTTCGCTCGGCGACCGAATCTGCAAGGAAAGCCCGCGGAGCCTTCGGTCGACATGGTCAATCGTCCGAAGGTCTCGCTCGCGAAAGTCCTGGGTCCGCTGAATGACCGGGCGGGTGGAACCCGCCGTATTGACGACCATTCACATCCGCCACAGGTGTGGCGGGTAGGAACTACTCCCCTTCACGCTCGAAGGTAGGTCCGGTAGGCGGCGACCAGCTGAACGCCGACGAGACCCCACTTGAAATGCCGGTGAATTACTGCCATTTCCAACAGATCTGGCGGCGCCGGCACGGCTGTTGCCGGTTTACGCGTGCGGCGACCAGTAGGCGAGCATCTCGGCGAAGGTGTCGAATGCCGGTCTCGAAATGCCGTAGGGAGCCTCGAAGTGCAGGCTCAACGGGTAGCCCAACTCGGCCACGCCGTCGATGACCCGCTTGTACAGATCGAGCAGCTGCCGGCGTTTGGCGTCGGGTTCGCCTGCGGCCAGAGTCCGGACGAAGGCCTGTTCGGCGGCGACGGCCTCGTTGCCCGGATCCTGAATCAACCAATCGACCAGCCCGACCTTGCTCTCCATCTTTGGCACGAAGCCGAACGACAACAGGACCTCGGGCCGGTGATCACTGACGTTCTTGAAGTCGCGAAGGAATCCGACAATCGCGTCCGAGTAGAGCAGCTGCGTCATCCCGAAGGTGGCACCCCGGTCACATTTGAAGTCGAAGCGTTCGCGCTCGCCGTCCCGGGTCGGGATGAGGATGACGCCCCGGTTGTCGACGAGATCGTCGAACTTCGACAGCGCGTCGGTGGGTGCGACGCCGCCGCCCTCACCGTCGTTCAGCGTGCGGGGGACACCGACGAAGATGATTCCGTCGAACCCGGCCTGGCGCAGGCCTACCAGTCGCGTCCGCAGCGCCGCCTCGTCGAGGAATGCGGTCACCTGCGTGCACAGTCCACGTACGCCGGGCAGTTCGGGACGGATTGTCGACCAGAATTCCGGGACATCGAGTTTGGGTTTCATCTCGATCGGCCGATCGTCGTCCTCGGGGATCAGCCCGGGGATCATGACGTGACCGATCCGGCCCGCGATACCCGCTTGGTCCGAGAGCTGCAGGACCTTGTAGGCCTCTTCGCGGGCGTGCTCACACCCACGATCGGTGTTGGGCGGCACCAATTCCAGTGCGATGGTGTTCAACGGCACCAGGGGACTCCGTTCTCATGGAAAGGACATGTTGCGCCCCAGAAATGGCTCTGGGGCGCAACATGTCAGACGGTCACAGGCCGGTGCGGGCTTCCTTGGCCGCGGCAACCATATGGGCCAGCGATGCCGTCACCTCGTCGGGCTTGCGCGTCTTGAGACCGCAGTCGGGGTTCACCCAGAGGCGTTGCGCCGGAACAGCATCCAGCGCCTCGCGCAGCGAAGCAGCCATCTCGTCGGCGCTCGGCACGCGTGGCGAGTGGATGTCGTAGACACCCGGTCCCACCCCGTTGGAGAAGCCGATCGCGTTCAGGTCGTCGAGCACCTCCATGTGCGAGCGCGCCGCCTCGATCGAGGTGACGTCGGCATCCAGGTCGGCGATCGCACCGATCACCTCGCCGAACTCCGAGTAGCACAGGTGGGTGTGGATCTGCGTCGCGTCGGAGATGCCCGAGGTGGACATCCGGAACGAACCGACCGCCCAATCCAGGTAGGCCGCCTTGTCGGCGTCGCGCACCGGCAACAGCTCGCGCAGGGCGGGCTCGTCGACCTGGATCACCGCGATGCCGGCGGACTCCAGATCCACCGTCTCCTCACGGATCGCCAGCGCCACTTGGTAGGCGGTGTGGGCCAGCGGCTGGTCGTCACGGACGAACGACCAGGCCAGGATGGTCACCGGACCGGTGAGCATGCCCTTGACCGGCTTGTCGGTCAGCGACTGGGCGTAGGTGGCCCAATCAACTGTCATCGGCTTGGGCCGCGTCACGTCGCCGAACAGCACCGGCGGGCGCACGCAGCGACTGCCGTAGGACTGCACCCAGCCGTTGCTGGTGGCGAAGAAGCCCTCGAGCTGCTCGGCGAAGTACTGCACCATGTCGTTGCGTTCCGGTTCGCCGTGCACCAGCACGTCGAGCCCGAGGTCCTCCTGCAACTTGATGACGGCGGCGACCTCCGCCTTCATCCGGTCGGTGTACTCCGCTTCGTTGATCTCCCCGGCCACCAGGGCCGCGCGGGCCTTGCGGATCTCCACGGTCTGCGGGAACGAACCGATGGTGGTGGTCGGCAGCGGCGGCAGGTGCAGCCGCTCGTCCTGGGCGGCGCGGCGTGCCTCGGCCGAACCGCGCTGGATACCGGCCGCCCGGATCTCGGCGATCTGGGCGCGCAGCGCCGCGTTGTTCAGTCGCGGGTCGGACTTGCGGGAGGCGACCGCGGCGTTGGACGCGGCGATCTCCGCGGCGACCGCGTCCCGGCCCTCACGCAGGGCGCGGGCCAGGGTGGCCACCTCGGTCACCTTCTCGGCGCCGAACGCCAGCCAGCTGCGCAGTGCGTCGTCCAGGCCGGTCTCGGGCTCCAGCGAGTAGGGCACGTGCAGCGTCGAGCACGACGTAGAGACAGCCACCGCCCCGGCGGGGCCCAGCAGTGACGCCAACTTGGCCAGCGCGGCCTGCAGGTCGGTGCGCCAGATGTTGCGGCCGTCGACGATCCCGGCGACCAGAATCTTGGAGGCCAGTTGGGGGACCGATGCGATAGCGGTGTTGGGCCCGTAGACCAGGTCCACACCGATCGCCTCGACCGGGGTGTTGGCCAGCGCGGGCAGCCCGGCGCCGGGGTCACCGAAGTAGGTGGCCACGAAGATCGCCGGCCGGTTGCTCAGCCCGCCGAGGCGGCTGTACACCTGCTCGGCCAGGGCCGGGGCGTCCGCGGAGATATCGGTCACCAGCACCGGCTCGTCGATCTGCACCCATTCCGCGCCGGCGTCGGCCAGTTTGGCCAGCAGCTCGGCGTACACGTCGGTCAGCTCTTCGAGACGCGAGATCGGCGCCGGCGCACCGCCGACGGCCTTACTGAGCAACAGGAACGTGACCGGGCCGATGATCACCGGTCGGGCCACGTTTCCGCCGAAGCCCTGCTCCTTGGCCTCGGCGAGCTCGGAGAGCACCTTGGCGGGGTTGAGGGAGAACGTCGTGTCCGGGCCGATCTCCGGAACGATGTAGTGGTAGTTGGTGTCGAACCACTTCGTCATCTCCAGCGGAGCGATCTCGGCGTTGCCGCGGGCGGCGGCGAAGTAGCGGTCGAGCTCGTCGGCGACGCCGGCCACCCGGGCCGGGAGTGCCCCCAGCAGTACCGCGGTGTCGAGCATCTGGTCGTAGTAGGAGAACGTGTTCACCGGTACCGAGTCGAGCCCCGCGGCGGCCAGTTGAGCCCAGGTGTCCCGGCGCAGGCCAGCGGCCACCTTCTTCAGCTCGTCCTGGCCGATCCTTCCGGCCCAGTAGCTTTCGGTGGCGCGCTTGAGTTCGCGGCGCGGTCCGATTCGCGGTGAGCCGAGAACGGTGGCGGTAAAAGGTTGAACGGTCACGATTTGATCCTTCAATCGACGAGGGTGGGTCAACGCCAGCAGCCGCCCAGCTGATCCGGTCCCGTGCCTATATATAAAGCACTATAACCCTCAAAACCAGACGCCTATTCCGCGAGGCGTTGATCCGCCGGGCGCGGCGCGCCCAGCACAACGGGCAGGTATTCGGACTCGCAGGCGCGCACCGAGGTGCACCTAATGGCCGTCGCTTCCCAGTCGGTGGGCTAACCCGTGACCAGTGCTTATGACGGCGGTCGTTCCTGCATACCGCTGCGGGACAGTCCCGGATTCTCACCGGGTTCCCTCTTGCGCTCCACGGAAAACTGCGTAAACTGCGGTGCGCTCGATGCCGAGGCCGCCTGGCGGCGACAACGGCAAACCAGTTGCGTGATCGAGATTACTCGGCTCGACCGGCCGCGAGTGCCTCCGGGATCGGGGTCTGGCCGTCGTTGAACTCGACGGTGCGGCCGATAGTCGACTTGTCGGCCAGGCAGGCCGCGATCGTCAACGCGACGTTGCCGCGAGAGACCTGGCCTTTAGCCGTGTCGGGACCGACGGCGATTTTGCCGGTAGCCGGGTCGAGAGACAGCCGGCTGGGGCCCAGCACCGTCCAGTCCAGGTCGCTGGCGCGTAGGTGGGCGTCGGCGGCGGCCTTGGCCTGCGCGTACGGATAAAACGGATCGGCTTCGGGAACGCCGTGATCGGGGCCCGCGCCGAAGTAGGACACCATCACGAAGCGCCGCACACCGGCTTTCGCGGCGGCGTCGATGCTGCGAATGGCGGCGTCACGGTCGACGGCGTAGGTGCGTGCCGGGTTTCCGCCGCCGGCGCCGGCGGAGAACACCACCGCGTCGTGGTCTGCCATGAGTCGGGCGAGACCGTCGGTGTCGAGCTGCTCGATGTCGGCCACCACCGGGACCGCACCGGTGACCGCGACCTCTTCGGCGTGGTCGGGGTTGCGGAACACCGAACTGACTTGATCGCCGCGGGCGGCGAGGATGGGGGCCAGCAGCAGGGCAATCTTGCCGTGGCCGCCGATGATCACGATGCGTGCCATGGATCCGACGGTACGCGGGAGCCCCCGGAGTGACCCCCGCTGACGCCGGCCGAGCGCGCCCGTCGACAATCGAGGCAACAAGACCCCGAATTGATAAAGGAGCACCCATGGCTGAAGCCGTCATCGTCGAAGCGGTGCGCGCGCCGATCGGCAAGCGCAACGGCGGACTGTCCGGGGTACACCCGGCCGAGCTGTCCGCCCAGGTGCTCAACGGGCTGGTCAACCGGGCAGGCGTGGACCCGGCGCTGGTCGACGACGTGATCTGGGGCTGTGTCATGCAGGCCGGTGAGCAGGCCCTGGACATCGGCCGCACGGCGGTGCTGAGCGCGGGCTGGCCGGAGACGGTGCCGGCGGTGACCGTGGACCGCCAGTGTGGCTCCAGCCAGCAGTCGGTGCACTTTGCCGCCGCCGGTGTGGTCGCCGGACACTACGACGTCGTGGTCGCCGGCGGCGTCGAGTCGATGTCGCGTACCCCGATGGGCTCCTCGCTGGCCAACGGTGGCCGTCCGTACGGGGACTCCTTCAAGGCGCGCTACAGCCAGACCCCCAACCAGGGCATCGGTGCGGAGATGATGGCCACCAAGTGGGGCCTGAGCCGTACCGCGCTCGACGAGTTCGCGCTGGCATCGCACGAAAAGGCCGGTGCCGCACAGGACGCCGGCGCGTTCAAGGACGAGATCGTCTCGATCACGGACCCCGAGGGCAACGTCATCAGCGAGGATGAGGGCATCCGCCGCGGTACTACCCTGGAGAAGATGGCCCAGCTCAAGCCCGCTTTCAAGGAGGACGGCGTGATCCACGCCGGTAACTCCAGCCAGATCTCCGACGGCTCGGCGGCGCTGCTGTTCATGTCGGCGGCCAAGGCGCGCGAACTGGGCCTGACCCCGCTGGCCCGGGTGCACACCGCGACGCTGGCCGGTGCCGACCCGGTGATGATGCTGTCCGCGCCGATCCCGGCGACCCAGAAGGCGCTGCAGCGCTCCGGCCTGAGCATCGACGACATCGGGGTGTTCGAGGTCAACGAGGCCTTCGCCCCGGTGCCCATGGCTTGGCTCGCCGAACTCGGTGCCGACCCGAAGAAGCTCAACCCCAACGGCGGTGCGATCGCGCTGGGTCACCCGCTCGGCGGCTCCGGTGCCCGGATCATGACCACCATGCTTTACCACATGCGCGCCAACGGAATTCGCTACGGACTGCAGACCATGTGCGAAGGCGGCGGCCAGGCCAACGCGACCATCCTGGAGCTGCTGTGAGTACTGGTGCTGCTGTGAGTGACGCGGCCGTTCTGGTAGAGCGGCGCGGGAACGTCCTGCTGATCACGATCAACCGGCCCGACGCCCGTAATGCGATCAACGGCGCCGTCAGTGCCGGCATCGGCGACGCCTTGGCGCAGGCTCAAGACGACGATGAGGTGCGCGCGGTAGTGCTCACCGGAGCCGGCGACAAGTCGTTCAGTGCCGGAGCCGACCTCAAGGCGATCGCCAACCGGGAGAACATCTACCACCCCGAACACCCGGAGTGGGGTTTCGCCGGCTTCGTGCAGCACTTCATCGACAAGCCCGTCATCGCGGCGGTCAACGGCACCGCGCTGGGCGGCGGCACCGAGATCGCGCTGGCCAGCGACCTGGTGATCGCCGAGCAGCGCGCCCAATTCGGGCTGCCCGAGGTCAAGCGCGGTCTGATCGCCGGTGCCGGCGGGGTGTTCCGCATCATCGATCAGCTGCCCCGCAAAGTTGCCCTGGAGCTGCTCTACACCGGGGAGCCCATCTCGGCGGCCGACGCGGCCCGCTGGGGACTGGTCAACCGGGTGGTCGAGGACGGCGGAGCGCTGGAGG includes these proteins:
- a CDS encoding mycobacterial-type methylenetetrahydrofolate reductase, yielding MPLNTIALELVPPNTDRGCEHAREEAYKVLQLSDQAGIAGRIGHVMIPGLIPEDDDRPIEMKPKLDVPEFWSTIRPELPGVRGLCTQVTAFLDEAALRTRLVGLRQAGFDGIIFVGVPRTLNDGEGGGVAPTDALSKFDDLVDNRGVILIPTRDGERERFDFKCDRGATFGMTQLLYSDAIVGFLRDFKNVSDHRPEVLLSFGFVPKMESKVGLVDWLIQDPGNEAVAAEQAFVRTLAAGEPDAKRRQLLDLYKRVIDGVAELGYPLSLHFEAPYGISRPAFDTFAEMLAYWSPHA
- a CDS encoding SDR family oxidoreductase, with translation MARIVIIGGHGKIALLLAPILAARGDQVSSVFRNPDHAEEVAVTGAVPVVADIEQLDTDGLARLMADHDAVVFSAGAGGGNPARTYAVDRDAAIRSIDAAAKAGVRRFVMVSYFGAGPDHGVPEADPFYPYAQAKAAADAHLRASDLDWTVLGPSRLSLDPATGKIAVGPDTAKGQVSRGNVALTIAACLADKSTIGRTVEFNDGQTPIPEALAAGRAE
- a CDS encoding thiolase family protein, with the protein product MAEAVIVEAVRAPIGKRNGGLSGVHPAELSAQVLNGLVNRAGVDPALVDDVIWGCVMQAGEQALDIGRTAVLSAGWPETVPAVTVDRQCGSSQQSVHFAAAGVVAGHYDVVVAGGVESMSRTPMGSSLANGGRPYGDSFKARYSQTPNQGIGAEMMATKWGLSRTALDEFALASHEKAGAAQDAGAFKDEIVSITDPEGNVISEDEGIRRGTTLEKMAQLKPAFKEDGVIHAGNSSQISDGSAALLFMSAAKARELGLTPLARVHTATLAGADPVMMLSAPIPATQKALQRSGLSIDDIGVFEVNEAFAPVPMAWLAELGADPKKLNPNGGAIALGHPLGGSGARIMTTMLYHMRANGIRYGLQTMCEGGGQANATILELL
- the metE gene encoding 5-methyltetrahydropteroyltriglutamate--homocysteine S-methyltransferase, which gives rise to MKDQIVTVQPFTATVLGSPRIGPRRELKRATESYWAGRIGQDELKKVAAGLRRDTWAQLAAAGLDSVPVNTFSYYDQMLDTAVLLGALPARVAGVADELDRYFAAARGNAEIAPLEMTKWFDTNYHYIVPEIGPDTTFSLNPAKVLSELAEAKEQGFGGNVARPVIIGPVTFLLLSKAVGGAPAPISRLEELTDVYAELLAKLADAGAEWVQIDEPVLVTDISADAPALAEQVYSRLGGLSNRPAIFVATYFGDPGAGLPALANTPVEAIGVDLVYGPNTAIASVPQLASKILVAGIVDGRNIWRTDLQAALAKLASLLGPAGAVAVSTSCSTLHVPYSLEPETGLDDALRSWLAFGAEKVTEVATLARALREGRDAVAAEIAASNAAVASRKSDPRLNNAALRAQIAEIRAAGIQRGSAEARRAAQDERLHLPPLPTTTIGSFPQTVEIRKARAALVAGEINEAEYTDRMKAEVAAVIKLQEDLGLDVLVHGEPERNDMVQYFAEQLEGFFATSNGWVQSYGSRCVRPPVLFGDVTRPKPMTVDWATYAQSLTDKPVKGMLTGPVTILAWSFVRDDQPLAHTAYQVALAIREETVDLESAGIAVIQVDEPALRELLPVRDADKAAYLDWAVGSFRMSTSGISDATQIHTHLCYSEFGEVIGAIADLDADVTSIEAARSHMEVLDDLNAIGFSNGVGPGVYDIHSPRVPSADEMAASLREALDAVPAQRLWVNPDCGLKTRKPDEVTASLAHMVAAAKEARTGL
- a CDS encoding crotonase/enoyl-CoA hydratase family protein, with product MSDAAVLVERRGNVLLITINRPDARNAINGAVSAGIGDALAQAQDDDEVRAVVLTGAGDKSFSAGADLKAIANRENIYHPEHPEWGFAGFVQHFIDKPVIAAVNGTALGGGTEIALASDLVIAEQRAQFGLPEVKRGLIAGAGGVFRIIDQLPRKVALELLYTGEPISAADAARWGLVNRVVEDGGALEAALELAERITVNAPLSVRASKRIAYGVDDGAIPGEVDGWARTGREFSAVLRSEDAKEGPRAFAEKRAPVWKAR